A genomic region of Candidatus Marimicrobium litorale contains the following coding sequences:
- the prfA gene encoding peptide chain release factor 1, giving the protein MKASLLGKLETLTDRHEEVSALLGDSEIISDQNRFRDLSREYAELQPVVDCYTQYRSVKSDTEEARQMLDDEDGGVRELAREELDSGTERIGELELALQTLLLPRDPNDSHNVFLEIRAGTGGDEAAIFSGDLFRMYSRYGENKGWTVEVLSERPGDHGGYKEIITRVEGRDVYARLKFESGAHRVQRVPETESQGRIHTSACTVAVMPEAETVDEVEINKGDLRVDTFRASGAGGQHVNKTDSAVRLTHLPSGIVVECQDERSQHKNRARAMSLLQAKLLSSAQDKQASEQAEVRRNLVGTGDRSDRIRTYNFPQGRLTDHRINLTLYKLEEVISGELDEVVEPLRQEYQADQLAALSES; this is encoded by the coding sequence ATGAAAGCTTCTCTTCTTGGCAAGCTGGAAACACTCACCGACCGGCATGAAGAGGTATCGGCGTTGCTCGGTGACAGTGAAATCATTTCGGATCAAAACCGCTTTCGGGATTTGTCGCGTGAATATGCCGAGCTGCAGCCCGTAGTGGATTGCTATACGCAGTACCGCTCAGTGAAGTCCGATACCGAGGAAGCGCGCCAGATGCTGGACGACGAGGATGGGGGCGTCCGCGAGCTGGCCAGGGAAGAGCTGGACAGCGGTACCGAGCGCATAGGGGAGCTGGAGCTGGCGCTGCAGACTCTGCTTTTGCCGCGTGATCCGAATGATTCGCACAACGTGTTTTTGGAGATTCGTGCGGGTACCGGCGGTGATGAGGCAGCGATATTTTCTGGCGATTTGTTCCGCATGTACTCCCGTTATGGCGAGAACAAGGGGTGGACGGTGGAGGTTCTCTCGGAGCGTCCCGGCGATCATGGTGGTTATAAAGAAATCATAACCCGTGTTGAGGGACGTGATGTTTACGCCCGTTTGAAATTTGAATCGGGTGCGCACCGTGTGCAGCGCGTGCCAGAGACGGAATCCCAGGGTCGCATACATACGTCGGCCTGCACGGTAGCGGTGATGCCTGAGGCGGAGACCGTAGACGAGGTGGAGATCAACAAGGGCGATCTGCGCGTCGATACCTTCAGGGCCTCCGGTGCCGGAGGGCAGCATGTCAATAAAACGGACTCTGCGGTGCGCCTGACCCACCTGCCCAGCGGCATCGTGGTGGAGTGTCAGGACGAGCGCTCACAGCACAAGAACCGTGCCCGCGCTATGTCACTACTACAAGCGAAACTGTTGAGTAGCGCGCAGGACAAGCAAGCCAGTGAGCAGGCTGAGGTGCGCCGCAATCTGGTGGGTACCGGTGATCGCTCTGACCGCATTCGCACCTATAATTTTCCGCAGGGACGCCTGACCGATCATCGTATTAACCTGACCTTGTACAAGCTCGAGGAGGTGATATCGGGTGAGCTTGATGAGGTGGTGGAGCCCCTTCGCCAGGAATACCAGGCAGACCAGCTGGCAGCCCTGTCAGAGTCCTGA
- a CDS encoding PA4642 family protein gives MRKDKEKVIDEVWTEDHVKSYLNVRSHDGTSEDFHMLLKAYQSMRASDFALFVNFFLGEKRDLNATGKDGRTVLDIVSTHRHGTPYGAILTAAGAR, from the coding sequence ATGCGCAAAGACAAGGAAAAAGTAATCGACGAGGTCTGGACGGAGGATCACGTAAAAAGCTACCTCAACGTGCGCTCCCATGACGGCACATCGGAAGATTTTCACATGTTGCTCAAAGCCTACCAGAGCATGCGCGCCTCCGACTTTGCGCTATTTGTGAACTTTTTCCTTGGCGAAAAGCGCGATCTCAACGCCACTGGCAAGGATGGACGAACGGTTCTTGATATCGTGTCGACCCATCGCCATGGCACGCCCTATGGGGCTATCCTGACAGCGGCCGGCGCTCGCTGA
- the cysZ gene encoding sulfate transporter CysZ, translating to MKGNVARGIEYLPRGARLLKHPALRHFVIVPLLVNVVIFSTLIAVGFSYVSDMMAALLSRIPEWLSFIQWVLWPLIAITVGLVTGYLFTTVALVVASPFNALLAEKAEELITGEQVNGLEGLGAALLAVPQSIVRELAKLLYYIPMAIFALLLSFIPGVGAFAWLLLGAWMMSIQFVDYPMDNHQLDFGAVKDAVRSRRLSSLGFGGAVALCTTIPIVNFFVVPAAVVGATLLWCEELSDG from the coding sequence ATGAAGGGTAACGTCGCGCGCGGCATCGAGTACCTCCCCAGAGGTGCACGACTGCTCAAGCACCCCGCCCTGCGACACTTCGTGATAGTGCCGCTGTTGGTCAACGTGGTGATCTTCTCAACCTTGATCGCGGTCGGTTTCAGCTATGTCAGCGATATGATGGCAGCACTGTTGTCGCGCATTCCCGAATGGCTGAGTTTTATCCAGTGGGTATTATGGCCGCTGATTGCTATCACCGTTGGGCTGGTCACCGGCTACCTGTTTACGACCGTTGCGCTGGTGGTCGCCTCACCTTTCAACGCACTGCTTGCCGAAAAAGCGGAAGAGCTGATTACCGGCGAGCAGGTCAACGGACTGGAGGGACTGGGGGCAGCGCTGCTCGCGGTGCCGCAAAGTATCGTGCGGGAACTCGCCAAGCTGTTGTATTACATCCCCATGGCGATATTCGCCCTGCTGCTGTCGTTTATACCCGGCGTTGGAGCCTTCGCCTGGCTGCTGCTGGGTGCATGGATGATGAGCATACAATTCGTCGACTACCCCATGGATAATCATCAGCTGGACTTTGGCGCAGTGAAGGATGCGGTGCGGTCCAGGCGTCTCAGCAGCCTCGGTTTCGGGGGAGCCGTGGCACTGTGCACCACCATTCCCATCGTCAACTTTTTCGTGGTCCCCGCAGCAGTGGTAGGAGCTACCCTGCTGTGGTGCGAGGAGTTAAGCGACGGCTGA
- the hemA gene encoding glutamyl-tRNA reductase, which translates to MNLIALGINHNSAAVDLRERVAFAPEQVAEALVEVCDQAGLDEAVILSTCNRTELYAIVPDNTPTTDRVMKVVQWMVSYHHLSFDELHHSAYHHQGNDALRHLVQVASGLDSMVLGEPQIFGQLKSAYAVALEAGTVGSELGRIFQRVFALSKRVRTDTAIGENPVSVAYAAVDLAGHIFSALNGCSALLVGAGETIELVARHLVGAGLSEIVIANRTLDRARELAQKFGAEAVLLSDIPRHLSGVDIVITSTASQLPILGKGAVEQALKGRKHRPWLMIDLAVPRDIESQVGELSDVYLYCVDDLREIVDENLRSRSSEARKADTIIEEGVQQYMEEERGLVAVDTVKEYRAMAEQVRTLELQRAQRALARGDDSRVVLEQLSRAVTNKLIHAPTAGLKQAGAKGRQDLVDHARQLLGLENESSSASTVSGQDNSDIELPPTAVKNTPRTLQ; encoded by the coding sequence ATGAATCTGATCGCATTGGGAATTAACCACAATTCTGCCGCCGTCGATTTACGCGAGCGTGTTGCCTTTGCCCCGGAACAGGTGGCGGAGGCGCTCGTAGAGGTGTGCGATCAGGCAGGCCTCGATGAGGCCGTTATCCTGTCAACGTGTAACCGCACCGAACTGTACGCCATCGTGCCGGACAATACGCCCACGACAGACCGGGTGATGAAGGTGGTGCAGTGGATGGTGAGCTATCACCACCTGTCCTTCGACGAGTTGCATCACAGCGCCTATCACCATCAGGGCAACGATGCTCTGCGTCATTTGGTGCAGGTTGCCAGTGGACTCGATTCCATGGTGTTGGGAGAGCCACAGATTTTCGGGCAGCTGAAGTCCGCGTATGCCGTGGCGCTAGAGGCCGGCACAGTGGGTAGCGAACTGGGTCGTATATTCCAGCGGGTGTTCGCCCTGTCAAAGCGCGTGCGAACCGATACGGCGATTGGTGAAAATCCGGTGTCGGTGGCGTATGCAGCGGTCGACCTCGCCGGGCATATCTTCTCCGCGCTGAATGGTTGCAGTGCGCTGTTGGTGGGTGCCGGTGAAACCATAGAGCTGGTGGCCAGACACCTCGTGGGCGCAGGCCTCAGTGAGATTGTTATCGCCAATCGCACCCTCGACCGCGCCAGGGAGCTAGCGCAAAAGTTTGGCGCGGAGGCGGTGCTGTTGTCGGATATTCCGAGGCACCTGTCTGGCGTCGATATCGTGATCACCTCCACGGCCAGTCAGTTACCTATTCTCGGTAAAGGGGCGGTGGAGCAGGCCCTGAAGGGACGCAAGCACCGCCCCTGGCTAATGATCGACCTCGCGGTACCGCGGGATATTGAGTCGCAGGTGGGAGAGTTATCAGACGTTTATCTCTACTGCGTCGATGACCTGCGGGAAATCGTGGATGAAAATCTGCGCAGCCGCAGCAGCGAGGCACGCAAGGCGGATACCATCATCGAGGAGGGTGTGCAGCAATACATGGAGGAGGAGCGTGGTCTGGTCGCTGTAGATACAGTCAAGGAGTACCGCGCGATGGCGGAGCAGGTGCGCACACTGGAACTGCAGCGCGCCCAGCGGGCACTGGCACGCGGCGACGATTCTCGCGTTGTGCTGGAGCAGTTGTCGCGGGCGGTCACCAATAAATTGATTCACGCGCCGACAGCGGGTCTCAAACAGGCCGGCGCCAAGGGGCGACAGGATCTCGTCGATCATGCCCGTCAGCTGTTGGGCCTTGAGAACGAGTCCTCATCTGCAAGTACTGTCAGCGGGCAGGACAACTCAGACATAGAGCTTCCCCCGACTGCCGTCAAAAACACGCCGCGAACCCTGCAATGA
- the lolB gene encoding lipoprotein insertase outer membrane protein LolB, which yields MSNYRRPPTSTLLPLFLVALTLAGCAGLERPAQESAGDWNTHRQQLVSLNQWRADGKVALRSAQGADSASLVWQQRGNNTDLLLSGPIGLGATRIQSDGKHLDINRGGELQRIDISSPDAVARATGWDLPLAALRHWLKGAPAPDLAIQALDLDRQQGLLLHLRQAGWDIHYQHYRDFDGLRLPTRLHIERGPTEARILIAQWQLPPDR from the coding sequence ATGAGCAACTACCGTAGGCCGCCGACGTCAACGCTCCTGCCACTCTTCCTCGTCGCGCTGACATTGGCCGGGTGTGCCGGACTGGAACGCCCCGCACAGGAGTCGGCAGGAGACTGGAACACGCACCGGCAGCAGTTGGTCAGCCTCAACCAGTGGCGTGCAGACGGCAAGGTGGCACTGCGCAGCGCACAGGGCGCAGACTCCGCCAGCCTGGTGTGGCAGCAGCGCGGCAACAACACCGACCTCCTGTTGAGCGGACCGATTGGCTTGGGGGCTACGCGCATACAAAGTGATGGCAAACACCTCGATATCAACCGTGGCGGTGAGCTACAACGTATCGACATTTCCAGCCCCGATGCTGTCGCCCGAGCTACCGGCTGGGACCTGCCACTGGCGGCACTACGCCACTGGCTGAAGGGGGCACCGGCACCGGACCTGGCAATACAGGCACTTGATCTGGACCGACAACAGGGACTGCTGTTACACCTGCGTCAGGCCGGCTGGGATATCCACTATCAACACTACCGTGACTTCGACGGGCTCAGGCTGCCCACACGCCTGCACATCGAGCGCGGTCCCACAGAGGCGCGAATTCTTATCGCGCAATGGCAGTTGCCACCGGACCGATGA
- the smrA gene encoding DNA endonuclease SmrA, producing MSSDEDDLFSAAMSDVVPLKRARRAALIQDNSRERDTSLDHRRRAAEDFPAGDRNTLSDSTVEPLDPWYVLTWKRPGVQNGVFRKLKQGRYEMQSRLDLHRMTVEVARRRVFEFFEEAHEYGLRSVLLIHGKGESRAQQERSSILKGCVDHWLRELDVVLAFHSAQPRHGGTGAVYVLLRKSEAEKRENRVKFAKGRMPTDPA from the coding sequence ATGAGCAGTGACGAGGACGATCTCTTTTCCGCGGCTATGAGCGATGTGGTACCACTGAAGCGCGCGCGCAGGGCGGCGCTGATACAGGATAACTCGCGGGAACGCGACACATCGCTCGATCACCGCCGCCGCGCGGCCGAGGATTTTCCAGCCGGTGACCGCAATACGCTCTCGGACAGTACCGTTGAACCGCTGGATCCCTGGTATGTGCTCACCTGGAAGAGGCCCGGCGTGCAAAACGGAGTTTTTCGCAAGCTGAAACAGGGTCGGTACGAAATGCAGTCGCGACTGGACCTGCACCGTATGACGGTGGAAGTTGCACGCCGCCGCGTATTCGAATTTTTTGAGGAAGCTCACGAATATGGTCTGCGCAGTGTGCTCCTGATTCACGGCAAGGGCGAGAGCAGGGCCCAACAGGAGCGCAGTTCTATCCTCAAGGGCTGCGTTGACCACTGGTTACGCGAGCTGGATGTGGTTCTTGCGTTTCACAGCGCGCAGCCGCGCCACGGTGGCACCGGTGCAGTCTATGTGCTGTTGCGTAAAAGCGAGGCAGAGAAACGCGAAAACCGCGTGAAGTTTGCCAAGGGGCGTATGCCGACAGACCCGGCATAA
- a CDS encoding DoxX family protein — MDAIARAYYGIHNALFSRLRYADGLAPLALRLYLVPIFWMAGTQKIAGMDNTIEWFGNPDWGLGLPMPWLMAHLAAYTEAIGALLLLLGLATRWISIPLMVTMLVAIFAVHWPNGWPAIADSSSQEVAVRLGAANEILREHGNYSWLTEKGKFVILNNGIEFGVTYLLMLFALLFTGGGRYTSVDYFLARLWPSGR, encoded by the coding sequence ATGGACGCTATCGCAAGGGCTTATTACGGAATTCACAACGCGCTTTTTTCCAGGTTGCGTTACGCAGACGGGCTTGCGCCATTGGCGCTGCGGCTGTACCTCGTGCCGATCTTCTGGATGGCAGGGACACAGAAAATCGCCGGTATGGATAACACGATTGAGTGGTTTGGCAATCCCGATTGGGGCCTGGGGCTTCCGATGCCCTGGCTGATGGCGCACCTTGCCGCTTACACGGAGGCGATCGGTGCTTTGCTGCTGCTGTTGGGCTTGGCGACGCGTTGGATCAGTATTCCCCTGATGGTGACCATGCTGGTGGCAATTTTTGCAGTGCATTGGCCCAACGGCTGGCCCGCCATCGCAGATTCAAGTTCCCAGGAGGTTGCCGTCCGGCTCGGTGCGGCGAATGAGATACTGCGCGAGCATGGCAATTACTCATGGCTGACCGAAAAGGGAAAATTTGTCATCCTGAACAACGGGATTGAATTCGGTGTGACGTATCTTCTGATGCTGTTCGCCCTGCTTTTTACCGGTGGTGGTCGTTACACCAGCGTGGACTATTTTCTGGCACGATTGTGGCCGTCCGGTCGCTGA
- the rhlB gene encoding ATP-dependent RNA helicase RhlB: MIKNLVNRLSGKGEAAPKPTSPSGSGAASASVGQPPRDETSVRGAAVEHARREGTSTSANNGRKRRRSRKPKAAVAQWTLDEFVVEPKEGETRFHDLGLRDELMHAIADLGFKYCSPIQGGIMPHTLQGHDAIGKAQTGTGKTAAFLVTIFNDLLCHPPEGERFVGEPRALVIAPTRELVMQIAADAEDLSKHTDLKVVTLIGGMDYQKQLNRLGNEVVDLVVATPGRLIDFMSRRDIYLDHVETLVLDEADRMLDMGFIPQVKRIVRATPHKDHRQTLLFSATFTQDILNLAQQWTFQPITIEIEPESVATDSVDQKIYLVSSSQRYKVLDNLLRSADCTSVIVFANRRDQVRRLHERLRKAGVSAGILSGDIPQAKRTRTLELFKSGELKVLVATDVAGRGIHVEGVSHVVNYNLPEDPEDYVHRIGRTGRAGATGVSVSFASEDDAFLLPDLEALLGTKLECTHPPGELLT; encoded by the coding sequence TTGATCAAGAACCTAGTTAACCGCCTCTCGGGCAAGGGTGAGGCTGCGCCAAAGCCGACCTCCCCATCCGGCTCTGGCGCCGCGTCTGCGAGTGTCGGCCAGCCCCCCCGCGATGAAACGTCTGTCAGGGGCGCAGCAGTGGAGCATGCGCGCCGCGAGGGTACCTCGACGTCTGCCAACAATGGCCGCAAGCGTCGTCGTTCCCGTAAGCCCAAGGCGGCAGTCGCGCAATGGACACTGGATGAGTTTGTGGTGGAGCCGAAGGAAGGCGAGACACGCTTTCATGATTTGGGACTGCGAGACGAGTTGATGCACGCCATTGCGGATCTTGGTTTCAAGTACTGCTCCCCTATTCAGGGGGGCATTATGCCGCATACCCTGCAGGGCCATGACGCCATTGGTAAGGCGCAGACTGGCACGGGCAAGACGGCGGCTTTTCTGGTGACTATTTTTAATGATTTGCTGTGTCATCCCCCTGAAGGGGAGCGCTTCGTCGGCGAACCCCGGGCACTGGTGATTGCACCCACCCGCGAACTGGTGATGCAGATTGCCGCGGATGCTGAGGATTTGAGTAAGCATACCGATTTAAAGGTGGTGACCCTGATTGGCGGGATGGATTATCAGAAGCAGCTCAACCGGCTGGGTAATGAGGTGGTCGACCTGGTTGTGGCCACTCCGGGGCGCCTGATCGATTTCATGAGCCGCCGTGATATCTATCTGGACCATGTGGAGACGCTGGTACTGGACGAGGCAGACCGCATGCTCGATATGGGTTTTATCCCGCAGGTCAAGCGCATTGTGCGCGCCACACCGCACAAGGATCATCGTCAGACCCTGTTGTTTTCGGCCACGTTTACCCAGGACATACTCAATCTCGCGCAGCAATGGACCTTCCAGCCCATTACGATCGAAATAGAACCCGAGAGTGTCGCGACCGATTCGGTGGACCAGAAAATATACCTGGTGAGTAGCAGCCAGCGTTACAAGGTTTTGGATAACCTGTTGCGCAGTGCGGATTGCACCAGTGTCATCGTATTCGCTAACCGGCGTGACCAGGTACGGCGATTGCACGAGAGGCTGCGCAAGGCCGGCGTGTCCGCTGGCATTCTTTCAGGCGATATTCCGCAGGCCAAGCGCACCCGCACGCTGGAGCTATTTAAAAGCGGCGAGCTCAAGGTACTTGTTGCCACCGATGTGGCTGGACGCGGTATTCACGTCGAGGGAGTAAGTCACGTGGTGAATTACAATCTCCCGGAGGATCCGGAAGATTACGTGCACAGAATTGGCCGCACCGGGCGTGCGGGCGCTACCGGGGTGTCGGTCAGTTTTGCCAGCGAGGACGACGCGTTTCTGTTGCCTGATCTGGAAGCGCTGCTGGGAACCAAACTGGAATGCACGCACCCACCTGGCGAGTTGCTGACCTAG
- a CDS encoding tetratricopeptide repeat protein yields the protein MSRLQTLALAYALLTACVGQPDAPVDNAAAPPHTEPHNTLVPERPIPADSLYPLLVAEFALRQGEYDTAMDNYMEQSALLKDSGVSAHTTHLTQFLQRGDDALRSATLWVELDPDNAEANNTLAELLVMQRRTVEALPYLATVERTDGTANFPMVIKGYNQLDSEQQDALGLQIDALTEEFPGNVRLLFTRAVLYEEEQQQDKALAALDSLFKADANNIPGLVLEARILIEQEEKNPFTRLEKALRANPEDVQLRLQYAGLLTATDMNAAREQFETLTAQVPGDANLLFSLALICQEIGDDKAARDYLLQVVRQGERANEAYFYLARMAEDLGQMDNAVIYYMAITNSEHYLPATGRIGQILTEGGRTDTRRRWFAQQRQTNPQLSAHLYGLEAEILAKHGLVQSAIELLNQALSALPDNRSLLYARAMLYAQDNALVAMERDLRAIIKIDPENATALNALGYTLADQTTRYEEALDLISQALALEPDEPAILDSMGWVLFRIGRLDESLEYLLRAYTEFNDAEIAAHLAEVLWARGDTEAARNIWQDALQREPGHPILVNTLERLGIDATFNSSTAEEPDEQLP from the coding sequence ATGTCTCGACTACAGACCCTCGCACTGGCCTACGCGCTGCTGACCGCCTGTGTGGGGCAACCCGATGCGCCGGTCGATAATGCAGCCGCGCCGCCCCACACTGAGCCACACAACACGCTTGTTCCAGAGCGGCCAATACCAGCGGACAGCCTCTACCCGCTGCTGGTTGCAGAATTCGCCCTGCGACAGGGTGAATACGATACGGCTATGGACAATTATATGGAGCAGTCTGCGCTCCTCAAGGATTCTGGCGTAAGTGCCCACACCACCCATCTGACCCAGTTCCTGCAACGGGGTGACGATGCACTGCGCTCGGCTACCTTGTGGGTGGAACTGGATCCGGACAATGCAGAGGCAAACAATACCCTTGCGGAATTACTGGTTATGCAACGCAGGACGGTCGAGGCATTGCCTTACCTTGCGACGGTGGAGCGCACCGACGGCACCGCTAATTTCCCGATGGTGATCAAAGGCTACAACCAGCTGGACAGCGAGCAACAAGACGCATTAGGCCTGCAGATCGATGCGTTGACCGAAGAATTCCCCGGCAATGTCCGCCTGTTGTTCACCCGGGCCGTGCTGTACGAAGAAGAACAACAGCAAGATAAGGCGCTCGCCGCGCTGGATAGCCTGTTCAAGGCTGACGCCAACAACATACCGGGGCTGGTTCTGGAGGCGCGCATTCTGATCGAGCAGGAGGAGAAAAACCCATTCACGCGTCTGGAAAAAGCACTGCGAGCCAACCCTGAAGACGTTCAACTACGACTGCAATACGCGGGGCTACTTACCGCAACCGATATGAATGCTGCTCGCGAGCAGTTTGAAACGCTGACCGCGCAGGTGCCAGGGGACGCGAATCTGCTGTTTTCGCTGGCGCTGATCTGCCAGGAGATCGGGGACGATAAGGCCGCCCGGGACTACCTCCTACAAGTCGTGAGACAGGGCGAACGCGCCAACGAAGCCTACTTCTATCTCGCCAGAATGGCGGAAGATTTGGGGCAAATGGACAATGCGGTGATCTATTACATGGCGATTACCAACAGCGAGCACTACCTGCCCGCCACCGGACGCATAGGCCAGATACTGACCGAGGGCGGTCGAACGGACACCCGCCGCCGCTGGTTCGCGCAGCAGCGCCAGACAAACCCTCAACTGAGCGCTCACCTTTACGGACTGGAGGCGGAGATTCTCGCTAAACACGGTCTTGTACAGAGCGCCATAGAGCTTCTGAACCAGGCACTTTCCGCACTGCCCGACAACCGCTCACTGCTCTATGCAAGAGCGATGCTGTATGCGCAAGACAACGCACTGGTTGCAATGGAGCGCGACCTGCGCGCGATTATCAAGATCGATCCGGAAAACGCCACTGCCCTCAACGCGCTGGGCTACACACTGGCCGACCAGACCACCCGCTATGAGGAAGCGCTGGACCTCATATCACAAGCCCTCGCCCTGGAGCCCGATGAGCCTGCCATTCTCGACAGTATGGGCTGGGTCCTGTTTCGCATCGGCCGTCTAGACGAATCACTGGAATACCTGCTTAGAGCCTATACCGAGTTCAACGATGCGGAAATCGCTGCTCACCTGGCCGAGGTTCTGTGGGCGCGGGGTGACACGGAAGCGGCAAGGAACATATGGCAGGACGCACTGCAGCGCGAACCCGGTCACCCGATACTTGTGAACACGCTTGAGCGCCTCGGTATCGATGCCACCTTCAACTCATCCACCGCGGAAGAGCCCGATGAGCAACTACCGTAG
- a CDS encoding HesA/MoeB/ThiF family protein produces MLSDKQLLRYNRQLLLPEFDIAGQERLLAARVLIVGLGGLGCPAALYLGAAGVGELLLADGDHVELGNLQRQVAHGERDIGANKARSAVEAVSALNQEIKAEAIETRLTSAAMGALVSRVDLVLDATDNYPARFALNRACIAAGVPLLSAAAVRTEGQLALFDPARGGPCYRCLYTESGEKTALSCSESGVLAPLVGVIGSLLAMEAVKVLTGFGVTLRGKLLVMDLRTMDIRQLALAPRQDCPDCAHLNP; encoded by the coding sequence ATGCTGTCGGATAAGCAGTTATTGCGCTACAACCGACAGTTGCTGTTGCCGGAGTTCGACATTGCCGGGCAGGAGCGTTTGCTGGCAGCGCGCGTGTTGATCGTTGGCCTCGGTGGCCTCGGCTGTCCCGCCGCTTTGTATCTTGGTGCCGCCGGCGTCGGTGAGCTATTGCTCGCCGATGGTGATCATGTGGAACTGGGTAACCTGCAGCGGCAGGTTGCGCACGGTGAGCGAGATATAGGCGCTAACAAGGCACGGTCCGCCGTCGAGGCGGTGTCGGCCCTCAACCAGGAGATAAAGGCGGAGGCGATTGAAACGCGGCTGACGTCAGCGGCGATGGGTGCGCTGGTATCTCGCGTCGATCTGGTGCTGGATGCGACGGATAACTACCCGGCGCGGTTTGCATTGAACCGGGCCTGCATTGCTGCAGGCGTGCCACTGCTGTCGGCAGCGGCAGTGCGTACCGAGGGGCAGCTGGCATTGTTCGACCCGGCCCGCGGAGGTCCCTGTTACCGCTGTCTTTACACCGAGTCCGGAGAGAAGACCGCGCTGAGTTGCAGCGAAAGCGGTGTGCTGGCACCTTTGGTGGGAGTGATTGGATCGCTGCTCGCGATGGAGGCGGTGAAGGTGTTGACGGGTTTTGGCGTTACGCTGCGGGGTAAGCTGCTGGTGATGGATTTGCGCACAATGGATATCCGACAACTAGCGCTCGCACCCCGGCAGGATTGTCCCGACTGCGCCCACCTCAATCCGTAA
- the prmC gene encoding peptide chain release factor N(5)-glutamine methyltransferase: MPTVRELLLAGSELPGASPSRDAEILLCHCLGKPRAWLYTWPEETVAPEYTAHYRALLTERQAGQPVAYLTGTREFWSLRLSVNSATLIPRPDTETLVAWALELDAPHDARVLDLGTGSGAIALAVASERPDWQLLAVDRSAAALCVARANAASLQLDRVDFRESDWFDALDGERFDVLLSNPPYIDSQDAHLEQGDLRFEPREALVATGGGLDDIQQLVNEAPARLKQGGWLLLEHGCEQADNVCALLRGEGFSSVETRMDLAGLPRISGGQWHAVG; encoded by the coding sequence ATGCCGACGGTGCGGGAATTACTGCTCGCCGGCTCGGAATTACCGGGCGCCAGTCCGTCTCGCGATGCAGAAATCCTGTTGTGTCACTGCCTCGGCAAGCCGAGGGCCTGGCTCTATACATGGCCTGAAGAAACCGTAGCGCCCGAATACACCGCGCACTACAGGGCGTTGTTGACAGAGCGTCAGGCTGGGCAGCCCGTGGCGTACCTGACGGGCACTCGCGAGTTCTGGTCACTGCGCCTGAGCGTCAACAGCGCGACACTGATTCCCCGTCCCGATACGGAAACCCTCGTGGCCTGGGCCCTCGAGCTCGATGCGCCGCATGACGCTCGTGTCCTCGACCTGGGCACAGGGTCCGGTGCGATTGCTCTGGCCGTTGCCAGTGAGCGTCCTGACTGGCAGCTACTTGCTGTCGATCGCAGTGCGGCGGCCTTGTGTGTGGCGCGAGCCAATGCCGCCAGCTTGCAACTGGACCGCGTCGATTTTCGCGAGTCGGATTGGTTTGATGCGCTCGATGGCGAGCGTTTTGACGTGCTGTTGTCCAACCCGCCCTACATTGACTCGCAGGACGCTCACCTCGAACAGGGTGACCTGCGCTTTGAGCCGCGCGAGGCACTGGTGGCCACCGGGGGTGGACTGGATGATATTCAGCAGTTGGTGAACGAGGCCCCCGCGCGCCTCAAGCAAGGGGGTTGGCTGCTACTGGAACACGGCTGTGAGCAGGCCGATAACGTGTGTGCACTGCTGCGTGGCGAGGGTTTTTCCAGTGTGGAGACCCGTATGGACCTCGCTGGTCTGCCGCGCATCAGTGGAGGACAGTGGCATGCTGTCGGATAA
- a CDS encoding cysteine-rich CWC family protein, producing MPPTKERNMNPPDASASTCPLCGKDNQCAIAAGREPATCWCWSANLDPLARERAADTADQQCICAHCGRLENGERPDEG from the coding sequence ATGCCACCAACAAAAGAGCGCAATATGAACCCACCGGACGCCTCCGCCAGCACCTGCCCCTTGTGCGGCAAAGACAATCAGTGCGCCATCGCAGCGGGCCGCGAACCCGCAACTTGCTGGTGCTGGAGCGCAAACCTCGATCCACTGGCGCGCGAGCGAGCCGCGGACACCGCGGATCAGCAATGCATTTGCGCTCACTGCGGCCGGCTCGAAAACGGGGAGCGTCCAGATGAAGGGTAA